The following proteins are co-located in the Cryptococcus neoformans var. grubii H99 chromosome 1, complete sequence genome:
- a CDS encoding chaperone activator, variant yields MEPKPLTAYQQTYHWRNKNCAPFAYDWIKQSLPGLKVDDGQQSAEISSVTSVSGDCDLGQRKGKLLTIYDLEVQASWIGKTKDGNEIKGTLKVPEVSHEAIDGVSDYVYEFSITGGSSNASDELLVYIRKSFPPLLSGKLNSFRPALLAAHGSAAADAASTPGSGASTPAAYTPAPPTKNADEPIKGEEKREEKPMGATATVEVKADLQASADDLWGLLTDENKIPMWSRSAAKLSLKAGSPYELFGGNVRGKVISADPPKKLVQTWQVRSPGWPSEHYGTMSLSLSQGSDTTAATFTLEGVPAGTQADVEKALNSFYIQGLKQMGLGTFL; encoded by the exons ATGGAACCCAAACCTCTCACTGCGTATCAGCAAACCTACCACTGGAGA aacaagaatTGTGCTCCTTTTGCATATGACTGGATCAAACAGTCTCTTCCTGGTCTCAAGGTAGATGATGGCCAGCAGAGTGCTGAAATCTCAAGCGTCACCAGCGTTTCAGGCGACTGCGACCTTGGCCAGCGTAAGGGAAA GCTTTTGACCATTTACGACTTGGAGGTTCAGGCGAGCTGGATCGGTAAAACCAAAGACGGGAATGAGATAAAGGGAACTTTGAAGGTCCCTGAGGTGTCTCATGAAGCAATTGACGGTGTTTCGGACTATGTG TACGAATTCAGTATCACCGGTGGTAGCAGTAACGCTTCTGACGAACTTCTCGTTTACATCCGCAAAtcatttcctccacttctATCTGGCAAGCTCAATTCTTTCCGGCCTGCTCTACTTGCTGCGCATggttctgctgctgccgatGCTGCCTCCACACCTGGCTCCGGGGCATCTACTCCTGCCGCTTATACCCCGGCTCCTCCCACCAAGAATGCCGATGAGCCTATCAagggggaggagaaaagagaggagaagcCCATGGGTGCGACTGCCACCGTAGAGGTCAAAGCAGACTTGCAGGCTAGTGCAGATGATTTATGGGGCTTGTTGACGGATGAGAACAAAATCCCCATGTGGTCTAGATCTGCAGCCAAGCTTTCTTTGAAGGCTGGCAGTCCTTACGAGCTTTTCGGAGGAAATGTTCGTGGAAAAGTCATTAGTGCCGACCCCCCTAAGAAGCTTGTGCAGACATGGCAAGTCAGGAGCCCCGGTTGGCCGTCTG AACATTACGGAACTATGTCTTTGTCTCTCTCCCAAGGTTCCGACACTACTGCCG CTACATTCACTCTCGAAGGTGTTCCTGCAGGTACCCAGGCAGATGTCGAGAAGGCTTTGAACTCTTTCTACATTCAGGG TCTTAAGCAGATGGG GTTGGGTACATTCCTCTAA
- a CDS encoding membrane protein encodes MDTEDPQHPTNHPAIAIPHISSKHDLSSLPLPNTISSHNNVRSGTSFAVRVTIATLIFLWTLLNINLVISPFRQNSSIDSLDDPSTAGYLRGIATKDMKWALPAPNHQLHSTYRDGESRGIRGECIDIPLIPPKMAEKIFLDIPSNDSVAAALKRYTGYAHPAGSGYDYASALTLKNDWEKELGLRVSGPQEFIYDAGSPESQARVKNGMDKLGVWIDTYYPVMNTPVYAAATLLTDPPFHAKLREDIVDGDPDSELRDEVPVFHGLSVSGDVRGNFVYVGYGRKKDFDLLKQRGVDIDGKIVLAKYGGCFRGLKVKAAQEAGATGVIIFTDPGDDGEITEENGYEVYPKGPARQPSSVQRGSVQFISKYPGDPSTPGEPAYKNASRLEGGNQPSIPSIPMSYEDVIPFLKALEGKGIHASDLGPDWVGGLGHHGVDYYVGPSDVDLHLVNEVNTRVMPIWNTMAVIPGHITDEVIILGNHRDAWVLGGSDPNSGTASQFEVIRGLGTLLREGWKPLRTIMLASWDAEEYGLIGSTEWAEDFGDWLQTNTVAYLNMDISASGRNFHASASPSLALLVRSAAEEVESSSSPSKTVFDTRFDAGNWEQFNVEKLGNHVGLGVSLSEKKGSGIGALGSGSDYTPFLQRYGIASSDLAYKSGPKDAVYHYHSIYDSFTWQKEFGDVGFHRHTDAAKVIGLMLLRLADGLILPLNTTQYTRDLEYYLEKVRDVSKIDLGTLEIDFKPLADAIKAAQTASGELDKQRHKVLKKLHKLIGRPEHGKDGIFKTILRGCGWRAEEGKEVDYSLQTWEEGPKEGISTFPHPRLPFPLPTPRRIREIKNVLKEIRIINKKLQNFESGFLSQDGLKDREWYKHKGTAPGLWLGYGATTFPALTEAITIDHSSKLAQKEADELAEMINKIAEYLVA; translated from the exons ATGGACACAGAAGATCCACAACATCCCACCAACCATCCAGCAATAGCCATTCCCCACATATCTTCCAAGCACGACCTTTCCTCACTTCCACTCCCCAATACAATCTCCTCCCATAATAATGTCCGTTCCGGCACCTCGTTTGCAGTCCGTGTGACGATAGCCACCCTTATTTTTCTCTGGACCCTCCTCAATATTAACTTGGTCATCTCTCCTTTCAGACAAAACTCTTCTATAGACTCTCTCGATGACCCCTCAACGGCTGGTTATCTCCGTGGTATCGCGACGAAGGATATGAAATGGGCATTGCCGGCACCGAATCATCAGCTTCACAGTACATATCGTGATGGGGAAAGTAGGGGGATTAGGGGAGAATGTATCGACATACCCCTCATTCCCCCAAAGATGGCCGAAAAGATCTTCTTGGATATCCCAAGCAACGATAGCGTGGCCGC AGCCTTGAAGAGGTATACGGGATATGCCCATCCAGCAGGTTCCGGATACGATTACGCCTCTGCTCTTACATTGAAGAATGATTGGGAAAAGGAGCTGGGCTTGCGAGTGTCAGGTCCACAGGAGTTTATCTACGACGCCGGAAGTCCAGAAAGCCAAGCTCGAGTGAAGAATGGCATGGACAAACTTGGTGTTTGGATTGATACG TACTATCCGGTCATGAACACTCCCGTCTATGCTGCAGCTACGCTTTTAACGGATCCTCCGTTCCATGCCAAGCTCCGCGAAGACATTGTGGACGGGGATCCTGACTCCGAGCTTCGAGACGAGGTTCCCGTCTTTCATGGACTGTCAGTCAGCGGAGACGTCAGAGGGAATTTTGTGTACGTCGGATATGGCCGCAAAAAAGATTTTGATCTTCTCAAGCAAAGAG GGGTTGATATCGACGGTAAGATCGTTTTGGCCAAGTATGGAGGCTGTTTCAGAGGTTTGAAAGTCAAAG CGGCTCAAGAAGCCGGTGCTACTGGAGTTATCATTTTCACTGATCCaggggatgatggcgagatTACCGAAGAGAATGGCTACGAGGTTTATCCTAAGGGGCCAGCCAGGCAA CCTAGCAGTGTGCAAAGGGGCAGTGTGCAATTC ATCTCCAAGTATCCTGGTGACCCTAGTACCCCAGGGGAACCAGCTTACAAGAACGCCTCCCGCCTCGAGGGGGGTAATCAGCCGTCTATACCGTC GATCCCCATGTCTTATGAGGACGTCATTCCATTCCTCAAAGCACTTGAGGGCAAGGGTATACATGCTTCCGACCTGGGGCCCGACTGGGTTGGAGGTTTGGGTCATCATGGTGTTGATTACTACGTTGGTCCCAGTGATGTGGACCTGCATTTGGTCAACGAAGTCAACACTAGAGTTATGCCCATTTGGA ATACAATGGCTGTCATACCAGGCCACATAACGGATGAAGTGATCATTCTTGGTAATCACCGAGACG CATGGGTTCTTGGAGGCTCCGATCCCAACTCAGGTACGGCCTCTCAATTTGAAGTCATACGTGGCCTAGGTACCCTTTTGAGGGAAGGTTGGAAGCCCCTCAGGACAATTATGCTTGCCAGTTGGGATGCGGAAGAATACGGGCTAATCGGTAGTACCGAGTGGGCTGAAGACTTTGGAGACTGGCTGCAGACGAACA CTGTTGCTTATTTGAACATGGACATCTCTGCATCCGGAAGAAACTTCCACGCTTCCGCCTCCCCT TCCCTTGCTTTGCTCGTCCGATCGGCAGCTGAAGAAGTAgagtcaagctcaagcccTTCTAAAACAGTATTCGACACCAGGTTTGACGCCGGCAATTGGGAACAATTCAACGTGGAAAAGCTTGGGAACCATGTTGGCTTGGGGGTTTCACTGTCGGAAAAGAAAGGGTCTGGAATCGGCGCTTTAGG TTCTGGATCCGACTATACTCCCTTTCTCCAACGATACGGT ATTGCTTCGAGTGACCTTGCGTACAAGAGTGGTCCTAAAGACGCTGTGTATCATTATCACAGCATTTACGATTCATTCACTTGGCAAAAGGA GTTTGGAGATGTCGGTTTCCATCGACATACCGATGCAGCCAAGGTCATTGGCTTAATGC TTTTGCGTCTGGCTGATGGGCTGATCTTACCTCTTAATACCACTCAATACACCCGCGATCTCGAGTACTACCTTGAAAA GGTCCGGGATGTTAGCAAAATTGATCTGGGGACTTTGGAAATCGATTTTAAGCCGCTTGCCGATGCGATCAAAGCTGCCCAGACTGCTTCAGGTGAACTGGACAAGCAACGTCATAAGGTATTAAAGAAACTCCATAAGTTGATAGGAAGGCCCGAGCATGGCAAGGACGGTATCTTCAAGACAATATTACGTGGATGCGGGTGGAGAGCCGAAGAAGGTAAAGAAGTCGATTACAGTTTGCAGACTTGGGAGGAAGGTCCAAAAGAAGGAATCTCCACCTTTCCGCACCCTAGGCTTCCTTTCCCATTGCCTACTCCAAGAAGGATCCGTGAAATTAAGAATGTCTTGAAAGAGATTAGGATCATCAATAAGAAGCTGCAGAACTTCGAATCCGGTTTCCTTTCACAGGATGGTTTAAAG GATCGGGAATGGTATAAGCACAAGGGGACAGCGCCAGGCCTTTGGCTTGGCTATGGTGCGACAACA TTCCCTGCTCTCACTGAAG CTATTACCATCGACCACTCCTCTAAGCTGGCGCAGAAAGAGGCTGATGAACTAGCGGAAATGATAAACAAGATTGCTGAATACCTTGTGGCTTGA
- a CDS encoding chaperone activator → MEPKPLTAYQQTYHWRNKNCAPFAYDWIKQSLPGLKVDDGQQSAEISSVTSVSGDCDLGQRKGKLLTIYDLEVQASWIGKTKDGNEIKGTLKVPEVSHEAIDGVSDYVYEFSITGGSSNASDELLVYIRKSFPPLLSGKLNSFRPALLAAHGSAAADAASTPGSGASTPAAYTPAPPTKNADEPIKGEEKREEKPMGATATVEVKADLQASADDLWGLLTDENKIPMWSRSAAKLSLKAGSPYELFGGNVRGKVISADPPKKLVQTWQVRSPGWPSEHYGTMSLSLSQGSDTTAATFTLEGVPAGTQADVEKALNSFYIQGLKQMGLVSSSLSTSFTTPIRPKQKKLRRKRPSSSWSNSSIIGGAAVVGLSALLIGVVYTSFPSSTSLPGMRQQ, encoded by the exons ATGGAACCCAAACCTCTCACTGCGTATCAGCAAACCTACCACTGGAGA aacaagaatTGTGCTCCTTTTGCATATGACTGGATCAAACAGTCTCTTCCTGGTCTCAAGGTAGATGATGGCCAGCAGAGTGCTGAAATCTCAAGCGTCACCAGCGTTTCAGGCGACTGCGACCTTGGCCAGCGTAAGGGAAA GCTTTTGACCATTTACGACTTGGAGGTTCAGGCGAGCTGGATCGGTAAAACCAAAGACGGGAATGAGATAAAGGGAACTTTGAAGGTCCCTGAGGTGTCTCATGAAGCAATTGACGGTGTTTCGGACTATGTG TACGAATTCAGTATCACCGGTGGTAGCAGTAACGCTTCTGACGAACTTCTCGTTTACATCCGCAAAtcatttcctccacttctATCTGGCAAGCTCAATTCTTTCCGGCCTGCTCTACTTGCTGCGCATggttctgctgctgccgatGCTGCCTCCACACCTGGCTCCGGGGCATCTACTCCTGCCGCTTATACCCCGGCTCCTCCCACCAAGAATGCCGATGAGCCTATCAagggggaggagaaaagagaggagaagcCCATGGGTGCGACTGCCACCGTAGAGGTCAAAGCAGACTTGCAGGCTAGTGCAGATGATTTATGGGGCTTGTTGACGGATGAGAACAAAATCCCCATGTGGTCTAGATCTGCAGCCAAGCTTTCTTTGAAGGCTGGCAGTCCTTACGAGCTTTTCGGAGGAAATGTTCGTGGAAAAGTCATTAGTGCCGACCCCCCTAAGAAGCTTGTGCAGACATGGCAAGTCAGGAGCCCCGGTTGGCCGTCTG AACATTACGGAACTATGTCTTTGTCTCTCTCCCAAGGTTCCGACACTACTGCCG CTACATTCACTCTCGAAGGTGTTCCTGCAGGTACCCAGGCAGATGTCGAGAAGGCTTTGAACTCTTTCTACATTCAGGG TCTTAAGCAGATGGGGTTagtctcctcttctctttctaCTTCTTTCACCACTCCTATTCGTCCGAAGCAGAAAAAACTTCGTCGGAAGCGACCTTCAAGTTCTTGGTCCAACAGTTCGATTATTGGCGGTGCTGCTGTGGTTGGGCTGTCGGCTTTGCTAATCGGCGTGGTCTATACgtccttcccctcttcaACGTCTCTTCCCGGTATGAGGCAACAATGA
- a CDS encoding high-affinity nicotinic acid transporter, variant encodes MSTFATAATHKAEDCSSEVGMSEKGVEAQDFKDVADIEVQVAGIDRTIERRMLRKQDFGLLPVLAIVYLFNALDKGNLANAKTDGLDKDLGLVGNQYYLMITIFYIPLCLCGTPLSIAAKRFSAARVIPLMMVGFGSCSLLSACVTNFGGLFALRFLLGIFESPMLPSVVFYLSQFYTRGELARRVGVFYAASSISGAFSGLLAFGIFQIKSERLHGWQYLFLIEGAGTLAFAIFAFFWLPRSPATCWFFNEEEKETSRMRMLRDGTSEIGEKVDFKDAFMPFIKDWRYIVWAFLALGLGVPLASVGNFLPQIVSRLGYSTVKTNLYTVAPNIVGTCFLVLFTQSSDYFRERAIHIVIPLIITMIGFIILGTIDVLNYKGVAYFACFLLCIGANTPSVLLSTWYSNNSISENKRVVLTGVMVGIANASGLISANIFRAQDEPKYIPALAASAAFGGFTALLACSFGLYMRIENRRRNFAQGLPKSYGSKDVPTEYLGRGPKDQAFRYMF; translated from the exons ATGAGCACCTTTGCCACTGCTGCTACCCATAAGGCAGAAGATTGCTCTAGCGAAGTAGGTATGTCCGAAAAGGGTGTGGAGGCACAGGACTTCAAGGATGTTGCGGATATTGAAGTGCAAGTTGCTGGTATCGACCGAACAATTGAGCGCAG GATGTTGAGGAAGCAAGATTTTGGACTGCTCCCTGTGCTCGCAATAGTCTACCTCTTCAATGCCTTAGACAA GGGAAACCTTGCCAATGCTAAAACAG ACGGACTTGATAAAG ACCTCGGCCTAGTAGGAAATCAATACT ACCTCATGATCACTATCTTCTATATCCCCCTTTGTCTTTGCGGGACACCACTCTCAATCG CTGCCAAACGTTTCTCAGCCGCTCGGGTCATCCCCCTCATGATGGTCGGCTTTGGCTCTTGCTCGCTCCTAAGCGCATGTGTGACCAACTTTGGTGGTCTTTTTGCTCTCAGATTCCTTCTTGGTATTTTCGAATCACCCAT GCTACCTTCAGTCGTTTTCTATCTCAGTCAGTTTTATACCCGAGGGGAGCTGGCGAGGCGTGTGGGTGTTTTCTATgccgcttcttccatctcagGT GCATTTTCTGGCTTGCTGGCATTTGGCATCTTCCAGATCAAATCGGAAAGGCTGCATGGTTGGCAATATCTCTTT CTCATTGAGGGGGCTGGCACGCTAGCTTTCGCGATCTTTGCTTTTTTC TGGCTTCCTAGAAGCCCGGCAACTTGCTGGTTTTtcaatgaagaggaaaaggagacaagTCGTATGCGAATGCTGCGTGATGGCACCAGCGAGATTGGAGAGAAG GTCGACTTTAAA GACGCTTTCATGCCATTTATCAAAGACTGGAGATACATTGTTTGGGCTTTCCTTGCTTTGGGGCTGGGAGTGCCCCTGGCTTCGGTAGGAaatttccttcctcaaatTGTTAGCAGGTTGGGCTACAGTACGGTCAAGACCAACCTATATACGGTTGCTCCG AACATCGTTGGTACATGCTTCCTTGTACTGTTCACTCAGTCAAGTGATTACTTCCGAGAAAGAGCAATTCATATAGTAATACCATTAATCATTACCATGATCG GTTTCATTATTTTGGGCACCATAGACGTCCTCAACTATAAAGGCGTTGCATATTT CGCctgttttcttctttgcatTGGAGCCAACACACCTTCCGTATTGCTATCCACCTGGTACTCTAACAACTCGATCTCTGAAAATAAGCGAGTCGTTCTGACAGGTGTCATGGTTGGAATCGCCAATGCAAGTGGATTAATTTCTGCCAATATCTTCCGT GCTCAAGACGAGCCTAAATATATTCCAGCTCTTGCTGCTTCGGCGGCTTTTGGAGGGTTTACTGCCCTTCTGGCATGTTCTTTTGGCCTGTACATGCGCATCGAGAATCGCAGAAGAAACTTTGCTCAAGGGTTGCCCAAGTCTTACGGGAGTAAGGATGTGCCAACAGAATATCTCGGACGTGGTCCTAAAGACCAGGCATTCAGATATATGTTTTAA
- a CDS encoding gly-X carboxypeptidase produces the protein MSTHEKVCLPTISLDRPSPPRPNGPRLKILLPFFGILAFLLYQNSSTVLSKLHPCSHGSLHNISDSDKCPVQPNPLNVGEDWNPLTDQAYGELAARRLSRAVQIPTESFDNLPKDGSDPSFDKHYAFADFIESEYPKLYQTLKHEIVNSHAHLFTWEGSDKSLKPILLMAHTDTVPVLPETLDQWSYPPFEGSITHNATPDTPGTWVWGRGASDCKNSLLGIYGAVERLLIEGFKPERTIIISNGYDEEIGGLRGSGAIARILEDRYGTEGISFLVDEGFTGVSQDYGALVASLGMAEKGSVNVRVKVETLGGHSSVPPVHTGIGIMSLILAELEKNPFEPTLVPSTPYFKYLSCMSEHAPEVPKSIKNQIKNPRKWKKLAHDLASSDRTLNSFLATTQAIDLISGGVKVNALPEYVEATINHRIAFTSSINETLKHISQLIVPLAQSLNFTISAFEPSPKKASNFHITLDAPSGFESAPITPSDSKSFELMAGTCKHVFGKDTIVSPSGMFANTDTKQMWNVTRNIYRFTPALLSENVNQHTVDERISLNAHLNTTRFFYKLLRNAEGWHAE, from the exons ATGTCCACTCACGAGAAAGTTTGTCTCCCCACAATCTCTCTTGACCGGCCTAGCCCTCCCCGCCCTAATGGCCCTCGGCTCAAGattctcctcccctttTTCGGCATCCTTGCCTTTCTGCTCTATCAGAACTCCTCCACTGTCCTCTCAAAACTCCATCCGTGCTCTCACGGCAGCTTACACAATATTTCAGACTCGGACAAATGTCCAGTTCAACCTAATCCCTTGAATGTGGGTGAAGATTGGAATCCTCTCACGGATCAAGCGTACGGGGAGCTTGCAGCAAGAAGGCTTTCCAGAGCTGTACAAATCCCTACAGAGTCATTTGACAACCTACCTAAGGATGGCTCGGACCCGAGCTTTGACAAGCACTATGCCTTTGCTGATTTCATCGAATCCGAGTATCCAAAACTCTACCAAACCCTTAAACACGAGATTGTCAATTCGCACGCTCATCTCTTCACTTGGGAGGGTTCAGACAAAAGCCTGAAGCCTATTCTGCTCATGGCTCACACTGATACTGTGCCAGTCCTCCCAGAGACTCTGGATCAATGGAGTTATCCTCCATTTGAGGGTTCAATCACGCATAATGCTACTCCAGACACTCCTGGAACCTGGGTATGGGGGCGAGGCGCATCAGATTGCAAAAACTCACTTTTGGGCATATATGGCGCAGTAGAGCGACTTTTGATTGAGGGATTTAAGCCGGAACGCACCATTATAATTTCCAATGGttatgatgaagag ATTGGTGGACTCCGTGGTTCAGGCGCGATCGCCAGAATCTTGGAGGATCGATATGGCACAGAGGGCATCTCTTTtcttgttgatgaagggTTCACTGGAGTATCTCAAGATTATGGTGCGCTTGTAGCGAGCTTGGGTATGGCTGAGAAGGGGTCGGTCAACGTTCGAGTCAAAGTTGAAACCCTCGGTGGTCATTCTAGCGTTCCTCCAGTGCATACAGGCA TTGGTATCATGTCTCTCATCCTGGCTGAGCTGGAAAAAAACCCCTTCGAGCCCACCTTGGTACCGTCTACCCCGTATTTCAAGTATCTCTCTTGTATGTCTGAGCATGCCCCGGAAGTGCCCAAATCCATAAAGAACCAAATTAAAAACCcgaggaaatggaaaaaaCTAGCGCATGACCTTGCTTCTAGCGACAGGACATTGAATAGTTTCCTGGCAACCACTCAAGCTATCGATTTGATCTCCGGGGGAGTAAAGGTTAATGCACTTCCTGAGTATGTAGAAG CCACAATTAACCACCGTATCGCTTTTACTTCTTCAATCAACGAAACTTTAAAACACATCTCTCAACTCATTGTTCCGCTTGCTCAGTCTCTCAACTTCACCATTTCCGCCTTTGAACCTTCGCCAAAAAAAGCCTCCAACTTCCACATCACTCTTGATGCTCCGTCTGGGTTTGAATCCGCACCCATTACCCCTTCAGATTCAAAGAGTTTTGAGTTGATGGCCGGGACTTGCAAGCATGTCTTTGGAAAGGATACTATTGTCAGCCCGTCAGGGATGTTCG CCAATACTGATACTAAGCAGATGTGGAATGTTACCAGAAACATTTACAGGTTCACCCCCGCTTTGCTCTCGGAGAATGTCAATCAACATACTGTGGACGAA CGCATAAGCCTCAATGCTCACCTCAACACCACTCGTTTCTTTTACAAATTGCTTCGAAATGCCGAGGGCTGGCACGCCGAATAA
- a CDS encoding high-affinity nicotinic acid transporter, protein MSTFATAATHKAEDCSSEVGMSEKGVEAQDFKDVADIEVQVAGIDRTIERRMLRKQDFGLLPVLAIVYLFNALDKLVLSHAPRGTSSRSQQQLTNILEGETLPMLKQTDLIKVSLNFPDWISQIEWLIPPLDLGLVGNQYYLMITIFYIPLCLCGTPLSIAAKRFSAARVIPLMMVGFGSCSLLSACVTNFGGLFALRFLLGIFESPMLPSVVFYLSQFYTRGELARRVGVFYAASSISGAFSGLLAFGIFQIKSERLHGWQYLFLIEGAGTLAFAIFAFFWLPRSPATCWFFNEEEKETSRMRMLRDGTSEIGEKDAFMPFIKDWRYIVWAFLALGLGVPLASVGNFLPQIVSRLGYSTVKTNLYTVAPNIVGTCFLVLFTQSSDYFRERAIHIVIPLIITMIGFIILGTIDVLNYKGVAYFACFLLCIGANTPSVLLSTWYSNNSISENKRVVLTGVMVGIANASGLISANIFRAQDEPKYIPALAASAAFGGFTALLACSFGLYMRIENRRRNFAQGLPKSYGSKDVPTEYLGRGPKDQAFRYMF, encoded by the exons ATGAGCACCTTTGCCACTGCTGCTACCCATAAGGCAGAAGATTGCTCTAGCGAAGTAGGTATGTCCGAAAAGGGTGTGGAGGCACAGGACTTCAAGGATGTTGCGGATATTGAAGTGCAAGTTGCTGGTATCGACCGAACAATTGAGCGCAG GATGTTGAGGAAGCAAGATTTTGGACTGCTCCCTGTGCTCGCAATAGTCTACCTCTTCAATGCCTTAGACAAGTTGGTTCTTTCTCATGCCCCACGAGGAACTTCCTCCCGATCTCAACAGCAGCTCACTAACATTCTTGAAGGGGAAACCTTGCCAATGCTAAAACAG ACGGACTTGATAAAGGTCAGTCTTAATTTCCCCGATTGGATAAGCCAGATTGAGTGGCTAATACCTCCTTTAGACCTCGGCCTAGTAGGAAATCAATACT ACCTCATGATCACTATCTTCTATATCCCCCTTTGTCTTTGCGGGACACCACTCTCAATCG CTGCCAAACGTTTCTCAGCCGCTCGGGTCATCCCCCTCATGATGGTCGGCTTTGGCTCTTGCTCGCTCCTAAGCGCATGTGTGACCAACTTTGGTGGTCTTTTTGCTCTCAGATTCCTTCTTGGTATTTTCGAATCACCCAT GCTACCTTCAGTCGTTTTCTATCTCAGTCAGTTTTATACCCGAGGGGAGCTGGCGAGGCGTGTGGGTGTTTTCTATgccgcttcttccatctcagGT GCATTTTCTGGCTTGCTGGCATTTGGCATCTTCCAGATCAAATCGGAAAGGCTGCATGGTTGGCAATATCTCTTT CTCATTGAGGGGGCTGGCACGCTAGCTTTCGCGATCTTTGCTTTTTTC TGGCTTCCTAGAAGCCCGGCAACTTGCTGGTTTTtcaatgaagaggaaaaggagacaagTCGTATGCGAATGCTGCGTGATGGCACCAGCGAGATTGGAGAGAAG GACGCTTTCATGCCATTTATCAAAGACTGGAGATACATTGTTTGGGCTTTCCTTGCTTTGGGGCTGGGAGTGCCCCTGGCTTCGGTAGGAaatttccttcctcaaatTGTTAGCAGGTTGGGCTACAGTACGGTCAAGACCAACCTATATACGGTTGCTCCG AACATCGTTGGTACATGCTTCCTTGTACTGTTCACTCAGTCAAGTGATTACTTCCGAGAAAGAGCAATTCATATAGTAATACCATTAATCATTACCATGATCG GTTTCATTATTTTGGGCACCATAGACGTCCTCAACTATAAAGGCGTTGCATATTT CGCctgttttcttctttgcatTGGAGCCAACACACCTTCCGTATTGCTATCCACCTGGTACTCTAACAACTCGATCTCTGAAAATAAGCGAGTCGTTCTGACAGGTGTCATGGTTGGAATCGCCAATGCAAGTGGATTAATTTCTGCCAATATCTTCCGT GCTCAAGACGAGCCTAAATATATTCCAGCTCTTGCTGCTTCGGCGGCTTTTGGAGGGTTTACTGCCCTTCTGGCATGTTCTTTTGGCCTGTACATGCGCATCGAGAATCGCAGAAGAAACTTTGCTCAAGGGTTGCCCAAGTCTTACGGGAGTAAGGATGTGCCAACAGAATATCTCGGACGTGGTCCTAAAGACCAGGCATTCAGATATATGTTTTAA